One part of the Ranitomeya imitator isolate aRanImi1 chromosome 10, aRanImi1.pri, whole genome shotgun sequence genome encodes these proteins:
- the LOC138651799 gene encoding uncharacterized protein, whose translation MTSSPLRKKLFQAGFHNKYDIDLPVLISFKQHLEKNFSELCIRQMVENVSRYLYFMNPDGISLEFMNDLENTKRFVSTLLSLKTSRCTVKKYLKHIQHFVKFAISEDFPNDIGDDRKQAAGNFLASLIEINKEMIPKDEKDKKKQFLTPKESRKVLISEKATMDGIFTKAALGEELDTKEKMLACLFLEALLMLKHLQKPSIIHNLTVSFNC comes from the exons AT GACAAGTTCCCCTCTGCGTAAGAAACTTTTTCAAGCTGGTTTTCACAACAAATATGACATTGATTTGCCAGTGTTGATCTCCTTTAAACAGCACTTGGAGAAGAACTTTTCTGAGTTATGCATTAGGCAAATG GTGGAAAATGTTTCCAGGTATCTATATTTCATGAACCCAGATGGCATCTCCCTAGAATTCATGAATGACTTGGAAAATACAAAGAGGTTTGTCAGCACCCTCTTAAGTCTGAAGACATCTCGGTGCACAGTGAAAAAGTACTTGAAGCACATTCAACATTTTGTCAAATTTGCCATTTCTGAAGACTTTCCCAATGACATAGGTGATGACAGAAAACAGGCTGCTGGCAATTTTCTGGCAAGCCTAATAGAAATTAATAAGGAAATGATCCCAAAAGATGAGAAGGACAAGAAAAAGCA GTTTCTTACACCCAAAGAGAGTCGAAAGGTTCTTATTTCAGAAAAAGCCACCATGGATGGTATATTCACAAAGGCGGCATTGGGCGAGGAGTTGGACACTAAAGAAAAGATGCTTGCTTGtttgttccttgaggccttgctgaTGTTGAAACATCTTCAAAAACCGTCCATCATCCATAATCTGACAGTAAGTTTTAATTGTTAG